The segment ATGTGGCACCCAAGTTCTGGAAATAAGAAATATGGAAAAATAGGGTTATGGCTTCTTCCCCCGTGGTTTCAGTTCAGCACTGTTCCAGCCATCTATGTTTGGCAGAGTCAGAGCCCCAGTGAGGGAGGACACTGTGAGAGTGCATGGGATGAATCTGAGGATGAAGCCTGAGTTGCATTTGAGACCACAAGATATAGAGATACCCACGTTATGAGACACCTGTCATGGAGAGCTGCATATAGGGAGTTCAAGGATCTAAACTGAGAGATGTATGAGAAGTTGCAGGGATAGGGCCCTCTAagccttttggttcttttttttttttttttttttccggagctggggaccgaacccagggccttgcgcttcctaggtaagcgctctaccactgagctaaatccccagcccactctCTAAGCCTTTTGAAATGGAGGCTCCTTGTGTCTGAGACAGAGCTTCAGGATTTGATGTTTGTCCTGCTGGGTTTCTTGCTTTGTTCCAATCTTCCCTCACTATGTACACATTCCTCTCTACTGGAATGGGAAGGGGTATTCTATGCCTTTGTATGTTGGAAAGATATAACTTGCTTTCTGATTTTACAAGATGTGGCAATCAAGAGTGTCAGAAGTGATTTGGGGCATTTGAAGAGTGTATGGGTTGCAGGCTATTAGGGTCATTGGAAGCTCCTGATTAGCTGCCTGTGAGGGATGGTTTTCCCATAATTGACTTGTTTGGACTTTTCCagctctgggaaacagaaacttaggcctagttTCCCAACCtgttgaaagatcccacgcagaggactcttactcaagtcttgggaaatcgcggaccccagacacagagagaccattttggatgtaatgagcaaaggtgaggtttattacggagacctgtTACAGAGATCTCAGGGCCGACACATTTctcatgcaggagacagaggtgtcgaccacgaaactcaaaagtcagagggttatatagagaaagctagggggttttggcaTGGTTACAtataattggctcattcaaacatagcagtgagaacaaagcagaaagaaagagtacgtgttagaagtcaggggcttatcagggtctggaggacacctAGTTGAAATATGGCcttgagtgagctggggggagatgtcttcctgccagacgtcccatgaatcagtcccattaactcaggctggttcctgtattcctgttccttatctttatggcttgccagtcttgcctggacagtgtttcctgtgctcctttatctttatggcctgctagtcctggctgcagggcttagccctgggtctgtggccttttggggtttattcttttaattttgtatctctaaacctagaattcgtataattctcctttcactGTCAGTTTACAACCTGTCGTGGAGGAGTCAGCCTTGCTCTGGCCAACTCAGTTCTCTAAATAGAAGCTGTTGTAGGAGGAACCTTTCCAGATGATTAGTTATTGGGGATGACATTTGAGTGTCTATAGACTCAACCCATTtgctgtgtggggtgtgtgtgtgtgtgtgtgtgtgtgtgtgtgtgtgtgtgtgtgtgtgtgtattgtgtaccTGATTAGTCACCTTCCTTCTTATGTTGTCTTGCCTTCAGCAGTATAGACTCTAACCCTAAATCACATAAGATGCAGTTGAAGCAATTGCTATTCAGTGCTAAGGTATTTTGCAAGCCTggtgttttttataattttaatttttttgtttttgaggacaaagtttctctatgtagccctggctgtcctgaaagtagCTGTTTAGAACATGCAGCCTCAGATGTAaatggtccacctgcctctggctccagagTCCCAGGATTAAATGTGGGCCAACATGCCCagctttctctttgtttgtttcttgtttgtttgttcgtttttataTTATTGGCTGATGGGTTGGACTGTGGGTTTTGGCACATGACAAGCATATGCTGCTGTGTTGATCTTCATCTACGTtatgaattttgaaatttgacAGAGAGCATATTCTGTTTCTCAGGATGGCATGTATTCATGACATTCATACTGCCTGGCTATATTGCCTGAGCTTTCTGAGTCATTGGATTGCAGGTATATGACATTTTTCCTACCTGTTGCgtttgtgttgatttttttaaatgaatatgaatatttttgcctGTATTCATGAATATGCACATCATGTATTCCTAATCCCCATAGTAGTCAGAAAATGGCTTCAGAATTCCTGAACTTGGAGTAATCAATAGTTGTGAAGCTCCCTTCTAACTACTGGCAATTGAGGCCAATTATTTTTAAGACCAGCAAGAGCTCTTCATTGCTGAGCCAGCTCCAGTCCTATGTTGCTTGTTTAGGATCAACATTTACATTGCCAATATTTTCAGCTATCTGTTTGTATCTGTTTAAACATTCATCCCCTTTTAGTAAGATCTCATTACTGTTACAGTTTAAACTGGGCCACCTCAAGATTCTGGAAGAAGAATACAGAACTGCAGTGAATGTAATTCTTTGTAGGAACTCTAGTAAAAACCTCTGagtcctttctatctttcttttttttgttgttttcttttttctttttttatttttaggagctggggactgaacccagggccttgcgtttgctaggcaagtgctctaccactgatctaaatgcccaaccccctttctatctttcttgtttgtttgattgatattTCATAGGGGAGACGGGGTCTTAatatgtacctctggctgtcctggatagaCCTCAGAtatacctgcctctacctcctgagtgcttggattaaagacatgagcctaTATACTCAATTGATATATTTTGCAGTTAGTAATTGTTCATACAATGTTTCTGATGTGTGCTCAGTACTGTTTGCCTGCCTCTCCCCCGCCCCCTCTGCAAGGCTATATCCTACTCAAAGAGCAAAGAAATGACAGAGGTGAACCTTATTActcagttttcttctaagatgatTTGGTAATTACTTTAGAACATCTGGGTCAAGAAataagtgggaaaaaaaaaagagagaaagaaagaagtgggggAAGTACCAGAAGCATACATTTACAGTGATATCGGTATCATGGTTTCTGTTGTACTAATGTATGGGATGTTTCAGGATGCATTGACCTATGATGATGTACATGTGAACTTCACTCGAGAAGaatgggctttgctggatccttcacagaagagtctctacaaagatgtgatgcaggagacctacaggaacctcactgctataggtaagagagtgaattttctttcagtttttaaaataagaaaacaaatgttcCTTTG is part of the Rattus norvegicus strain BN/NHsdMcwi chromosome 1, GRCr8, whole genome shotgun sequence genome and harbors:
- the Zfp950l8 gene encoding zinc finger protein 431-like, with amino-acid sequence MDALTYDDVHVNFTREEWALLDPSQKSLYKDVMQETYRNLTAIGYNWEDHSIEEHCQSFRRHGR